The following are encoded together in the Xanthobacter autotrophicus Py2 genome:
- a CDS encoding ErfK/YbiS/YcfS/YnhG family protein (PFAM: ErfK/YbiS/YcfS/YnhG family protein~KEGG: mlo:mll3651 hypothetical protein): MAGWWAGFRAAAGSAMKPLAKPSAAGGWRAVPVALALLLLSGLLVRAEAAAVVARVDLSSQRMTVSVNGVPRYSWLVSTARRGYVTPTGVYRPQRLYREYYSRKYYNSPMPYSIFYSGGFAIHGSYAVNQLGGPASHGCIRLHPANAATLYSLVQSYGPGNTTIVITR, from the coding sequence ATGGCTGGGTGGTGGGCCGGCTTCCGTGCGGCGGCAGGATCGGCCATGAAACCTTTGGCGAAACCTTCGGCCGCAGGCGGATGGCGGGCGGTGCCGGTTGCACTGGCACTGCTCCTGCTGTCGGGCCTCCTCGTCCGGGCCGAGGCGGCGGCGGTGGTGGCGCGGGTGGACCTGTCGTCCCAGCGCATGACGGTCTCGGTGAACGGCGTGCCGCGCTATTCCTGGCTGGTCTCCACAGCGCGACGGGGCTACGTCACGCCTACCGGCGTCTACCGGCCGCAACGGCTCTACCGCGAGTATTATTCGCGCAAGTACTACAACTCGCCCATGCCCTATTCGATCTTCTACAGCGGGGGCTTCGCCATCCATGGCAGCTATGCGGTCAACCAGCTGGGAGGACCCGCCTCCCACGGCTGCATCCGCCTGCATCCCGCCAATGCGGCCACGCTCTATTCCCTGGTGCAGAGCTACGGACCGGGCAACACCACGATCGTGATCACGCGCTGA
- a CDS encoding ABC transporter related (PFAM: ABC transporter related~SMART: AAA ATPase~KEGG: mag:amb2328 ABC-type branched-chain amino acid transport systems, ATPase component): protein MAANGTPLLEVKDLHGHYGESHVLHGMNFEVHPGEVVTLLGRNGAGKTTTMRAIMGLLRKRAGSIRYQGTETVGLQPNKIARLGIAICPEERGIFASLSVRENLLLPPVVLPGGLTVDEVHELFPRLEERRNSQGTKLSGGEQQMLAIARILRTGAKLLLLDEPSEGLAPVIVQHIGQIIRDLKKKGFTVLLVEQNFHFASTVADRHYVVEHGRVVDMVPNDKIAENAARLEAFLGV from the coding sequence ATGGCCGCGAACGGAACTCCCCTGCTCGAGGTGAAGGACCTGCACGGCCACTATGGCGAGAGCCATGTGCTGCACGGCATGAACTTCGAGGTCCATCCCGGCGAGGTGGTGACCCTGTTGGGCCGCAACGGCGCCGGCAAGACCACCACCATGCGGGCCATCATGGGCCTTTTGCGCAAGCGCGCCGGCTCCATCCGCTACCAGGGCACTGAAACGGTTGGTTTGCAGCCCAACAAGATCGCCCGGCTCGGCATCGCCATCTGCCCCGAGGAACGCGGCATCTTCGCCTCGCTCTCGGTGCGCGAGAACCTGCTGCTGCCGCCGGTTGTCCTGCCCGGCGGGCTGACCGTGGACGAGGTCCACGAGCTGTTCCCCCGGCTGGAAGAGCGCCGCAACAGCCAGGGCACCAAGCTGTCCGGCGGCGAGCAGCAGATGCTGGCCATCGCCCGCATCCTGCGCACCGGTGCCAAGCTGCTGCTTCTGGACGAGCCGTCGGAGGGACTTGCCCCGGTGATCGTCCAGCATATCGGCCAGATCATCCGGGACCTGAAGAAGAAGGGGTTCACGGTGCTGCTGGTGGAACAGAACTTCCACTTCGCCTCCACCGTTGCCGATCGCCACTACGTGGTGGAACACGGTCGGGTGGTGGACATGGTCCCCAACGACAAGATCGCGGAAAACGCGGCGCGTCTCGAAGCGTTCCTCGGCGTCTGA
- a CDS encoding benzoate transporter (TIGRFAM: benzoate transporter~PFAM: Benzoate membrane transport protein; Xanthine/uracil/vitamin C permease~KEGG: bms:BR2115 benzoate transport protein, putative), with protein sequence MRVSVIVSAFVAALVGFGGTLAIVLAAAAAVGASPAEASSWVAAICLAIAATSAFLSIRYRMPIIAAWSTPGAALIAGFGSGIGMASATGAFLVAGLLVVLCAAIKPLGTLVGRIPVAVAAAMLAGVLVRFVMALAEHAAASPALVLPVIAVFFIVRVLSPNWAVPAALVVGGAGAVLLGRVGPMPEFELSALVWTTPRFEPPVLVGLGLPLFLVTMASQNLPGFAVLRACGYVPPVRPILAVTGLASMASAPFGAHATNLAAIAAALCTGPETHPDPRRRWLAGPVYAGFYLLLAAAGASLVGVFAALPPALIATIAGLALLSALTGALTAALNEDRHRVAAVATFATTASGVTALGLGAPVWGLAAGLLIVGLDRLRRN encoded by the coding sequence GTGCGCGTCTCCGTCATCGTTTCCGCCTTCGTCGCGGCGCTCGTGGGATTCGGCGGAACCCTCGCCATCGTCCTCGCCGCCGCCGCCGCGGTGGGAGCGAGCCCCGCCGAAGCCTCCTCGTGGGTGGCCGCTATCTGCCTCGCCATCGCTGCGACCTCCGCCTTTCTCTCCATCCGCTACCGCATGCCCATCATCGCCGCGTGGTCCACGCCGGGGGCGGCGCTCATCGCCGGCTTCGGATCGGGAATCGGCATGGCCTCGGCCACCGGCGCCTTCCTGGTCGCCGGCCTGCTGGTGGTGCTGTGCGCGGCGATCAAGCCCCTCGGCACGCTGGTCGGGCGCATTCCGGTAGCGGTGGCAGCCGCCATGCTGGCCGGCGTGCTGGTCCGGTTCGTCATGGCCCTCGCCGAGCATGCGGCGGCATCGCCGGCCCTGGTGCTGCCGGTGATCGCAGTTTTCTTCATCGTGCGGGTTCTGTCGCCCAACTGGGCGGTGCCGGCGGCGCTGGTGGTGGGCGGAGCGGGGGCCGTCCTGCTGGGTCGGGTGGGACCCATGCCGGAGTTCGAGCTCTCGGCCCTGGTGTGGACCACACCGCGCTTCGAGCCCCCGGTTCTGGTGGGGCTGGGCCTGCCCCTGTTCCTCGTCACCATGGCGTCGCAGAACCTGCCCGGCTTCGCGGTGCTGCGCGCATGCGGCTATGTGCCTCCGGTGCGGCCTATCCTCGCCGTCACCGGCCTTGCCTCCATGGCGAGCGCGCCCTTCGGTGCCCACGCCACCAATCTTGCCGCCATCGCCGCCGCTTTGTGCACCGGGCCGGAGACTCACCCCGATCCCAGGCGGCGCTGGCTGGCTGGGCCGGTCTATGCCGGCTTCTACCTGCTGCTGGCGGCCGCCGGCGCCTCACTGGTGGGGGTGTTCGCGGCCCTGCCGCCCGCCCTCATCGCCACCATCGCCGGCCTCGCCCTGCTCTCAGCGCTAACCGGCGCGCTGACGGCAGCGCTGAACGAGGACAGGCACCGGGTGGCGGCGGTGGCCACCTTCGCCACCACCGCCTCGGGGGTCACGGCCCTCGGCCTCGGGGCGCCGGTGTGGGGGCTGGCGGCGGGGCTTCTCATCGTCGGCCTCGACCGGCTGCGGCGGAACTGA
- a CDS encoding Citrate transporter (PFAM: Citrate transporter~KEGG: bam:Bamb_0978 Na+/H+ antiporter NhaD and related arsenite permeases-like protein), translating to MAARRRGMKFGLRSAAAFALPFLALLLTAASPAAAAEGLPVLDGARLSPLWAIPFAGMLLSIALLPLLANHFWHHHYGKVALFWGLAFVVPFATVYGPSATGHEVVHTALLEYIPFIILLFALFTVSGGVLVTGNIKGSPAVNTLILGIGTLIASLIGTTGASMVLIRPLLRANDERRHNVHTVVFFIFLVSNIGGSLTPLGDPPLFLGFLKGVNFFWTTTHLLHDTAVIAAILLVAYYLLDRYFYAKEDPALKRTDPTPPTEKIGLRGAQNLPLLVGIIGAILLSALWKPGVTFDIYGTHVELQWIVRDVLLVALALVSLAITPTIVRERNGFDWEPIMEVAKLFAAIFLTIIPVIAILKAGSRGAFSPLVDLVTGADGQPVNVWYFWLTGSLSAFLDNAPTYLVFFNLAGGDPHQLMGPLAVTLEAISAGAVFMGAMTYIGNAPNFMVLSIARHRGVKMPSFFGYIGWSIVFLVPCFALLTWLYYI from the coding sequence ATGGCAGCGCGGCGTCGCGGAATGAAGTTCGGTCTCAGGTCCGCGGCCGCCTTTGCCCTGCCCTTCCTCGCCCTCCTGCTGACGGCCGCCTCGCCCGCCGCCGCGGCGGAGGGCTTGCCGGTGCTGGACGGGGCGCGACTGTCCCCGCTGTGGGCCATCCCGTTCGCCGGCATGCTGCTGTCCATCGCGCTGCTGCCGCTGCTGGCAAACCACTTCTGGCATCACCACTACGGCAAGGTGGCCCTGTTCTGGGGCCTCGCCTTCGTGGTGCCGTTCGCCACCGTCTACGGCCCATCGGCCACCGGGCACGAGGTGGTGCACACCGCGCTGCTGGAATACATCCCCTTCATCATCCTGCTGTTCGCCCTGTTCACGGTCTCCGGCGGCGTGCTGGTGACCGGGAACATCAAGGGCTCGCCGGCGGTGAACACCCTCATCCTCGGCATCGGCACCCTGATCGCGAGCCTTATCGGCACCACCGGCGCGTCCATGGTGCTGATCCGCCCGCTGCTGCGCGCCAATGACGAGCGGCGGCACAATGTGCACACGGTGGTGTTCTTCATCTTCCTGGTGTCCAACATCGGCGGCTCGCTGACGCCGCTGGGCGACCCGCCGTTGTTCCTGGGCTTCCTGAAGGGCGTGAACTTCTTCTGGACCACCACCCACCTTTTGCACGACACGGCGGTGATCGCGGCGATCCTGCTCGTCGCCTACTACCTGCTCGACCGCTATTTCTACGCCAAGGAAGACCCCGCGCTGAAGCGGACCGACCCGACCCCGCCGACCGAAAAGATCGGGCTGCGCGGGGCGCAGAACCTGCCCCTGCTGGTGGGCATCATCGGCGCCATCCTGCTTAGCGCCCTGTGGAAGCCCGGCGTCACCTTCGACATCTATGGCACCCATGTGGAACTGCAGTGGATCGTGCGCGACGTGCTGCTGGTGGCTCTCGCCTTGGTCTCCCTCGCCATAACCCCCACCATCGTGCGCGAGCGCAACGGCTTCGACTGGGAGCCCATCATGGAAGTGGCGAAGCTGTTCGCCGCCATCTTCCTTACTATCATACCGGTCATCGCCATTTTGAAGGCCGGCTCGCGGGGGGCCTTCTCGCCGCTGGTGGACCTGGTGACCGGAGCGGACGGGCAGCCGGTGAACGTCTGGTACTTCTGGCTCACCGGTTCGCTCTCAGCGTTCCTCGACAATGCGCCCACCTATCTCGTCTTCTTCAATCTCGCCGGCGGCGACCCGCACCAGCTCATGGGGCCGCTGGCGGTGACGCTGGAGGCGATCTCGGCGGGCGCGGTGTTCATGGGCGCCATGACTTATATCGGCAACGCGCCGAACTTCATGGTGCTCTCCATCGCGCGCCACCGCGGCGTGAAGATGCCGAGCTTCTTCGGCTATATTGGCTGGTCCATCGTCTTCCTGGTGCCGTGCTTCGCGCTGCTGACGTGGCTGTACTACATCTGA
- a CDS encoding 3-methyl-2-oxobutanoate hydroxymethyltransferase (TIGRFAM: 3-methyl-2-oxobutanoate hydroxymethyltransferase~PFAM: Ketopantoate hydroxymethyltransferase~KEGG: bbt:BBta_3771 3-methyl-2-oxobutanoate hydroxymethyltransferase 2 (ketopantoate hydroxymethyltransferase 2)), whose amino-acid sequence MSSQADARRITAPQIQARKGGEPIVSLTSYHSHTARLLDRHVDVILVGDSLGMVMHGMETTVPVTVEMMIVHGRAVVRGTKRALIVVDLPFGSYEASHTEAFHTAARVLKETGAGAVKLEGGRRMAETVRFLVDRGVPVMGHVGLTPQAINTLGSFKARGRDDAEASIILDDARAIAEAGAFSIVLEAIAEPLARRITQEVAPPTIGIGGSPACDGQILVLEDMLGLGDRVPKFVKKYANLGPDIEKAVASYADEVRARTFPAAEHTYAPRLVEKPAKAS is encoded by the coding sequence ATGTCCAGTCAGGCCGATGCCCGCCGCATCACGGCGCCGCAGATCCAGGCGCGCAAGGGGGGCGAGCCCATCGTCTCCCTCACCTCCTACCATTCCCACACGGCACGGCTGCTCGACCGCCATGTGGACGTGATCCTGGTGGGCGACAGCCTCGGCATGGTGATGCACGGCATGGAGACCACCGTGCCGGTCACCGTGGAGATGATGATCGTCCACGGCCGCGCCGTGGTGCGCGGCACCAAGCGCGCCCTCATCGTGGTGGACCTGCCCTTCGGCAGCTACGAGGCGAGCCATACGGAAGCCTTCCACACCGCCGCCCGGGTGCTGAAGGAGACCGGCGCCGGCGCGGTGAAGCTGGAGGGCGGCCGCCGCATGGCCGAGACCGTGCGCTTCCTGGTGGATCGCGGCGTGCCGGTGATGGGCCATGTGGGCCTCACCCCCCAGGCCATCAACACCCTGGGCTCCTTCAAGGCCCGCGGCCGGGACGATGCGGAAGCCTCCATCATCCTCGATGACGCCCGCGCCATCGCCGAGGCCGGCGCTTTCTCCATCGTGCTCGAAGCCATCGCCGAGCCGCTGGCCCGCCGCATCACCCAGGAGGTGGCGCCCCCGACCATCGGCATCGGCGGCTCGCCCGCCTGCGACGGCCAGATCCTGGTGCTGGAGGACATGCTGGGTCTTGGCGACCGGGTGCCCAAGTTCGTGAAGAAATACGCCAATCTCGGCCCCGACATCGAGAAGGCGGTGGCAAGCTACGCCGACGAGGTGCGCGCCCGCACCTTCCCCGCCGCCGAGCACACCTACGCCCCGCGCCTCGTCGAGAAGCCGGCGAAAGCCTCCTGA
- a CDS encoding NnrUfamily protein (PFAM: NnrUfamily protein~KEGG: rpd:RPD_3009 NnrU), protein MVMMLFGLLVFLGIHVVGSLRGLRAKLIAQVGEAAYKGFFSLLAISGLLLTAYGFALWRASGAPDLWDPPLGMTHLTKLLMVFACIALVASEVPSHIKAWLKHPMLVAVKIWALAHLLANGDVASIVLFGSVLAWAVYDRIAVKRRGDPLPVAPNNYAGDALVVGGGLVLYAALAYLFHPYVIGVPVM, encoded by the coding sequence ATGGTGATGATGCTGTTCGGCCTTCTGGTTTTCCTCGGCATTCATGTGGTGGGGAGCCTCAGGGGTCTTCGGGCCAAGCTCATCGCCCAGGTGGGGGAGGCTGCCTACAAGGGCTTCTTCTCCCTGCTCGCCATCAGCGGCCTTTTGCTCACCGCCTATGGCTTTGCCCTGTGGCGGGCTTCCGGCGCGCCGGACCTGTGGGATCCGCCCCTGGGGATGACGCATCTCACCAAGCTGCTGATGGTGTTCGCCTGCATCGCGCTGGTGGCGTCCGAGGTGCCGAGCCACATCAAGGCCTGGCTGAAGCACCCCATGCTGGTGGCGGTGAAGATCTGGGCCCTCGCGCACCTCCTCGCCAACGGCGATGTCGCCTCCATCGTGCTGTTCGGCTCGGTGCTGGCCTGGGCGGTGTATGATCGCATAGCGGTGAAGCGCCGGGGCGATCCGCTGCCGGTGGCGCCCAACAATTATGCCGGCGACGCGCTCGTGGTGGGCGGGGGGCTGGTGCTCTATGCCGCGCTCGCTTACCTATTCCATCCCTATGTGATCGGCGTGCCCGTGATGTGA
- a CDS encoding inner-membrane translocator (PFAM: inner-membrane translocator~KEGG: mag:amb2326 branched-chain amino acid ABC-type transport system, permease components) has translation MFELLGIPPQALFGQLLLGLINGAFYAMLSLGLAVIFGLLNVINFTHGAQYMMGAFGAWMLLNYAGIPFWGALVLSPIIVAIIGMVIERTLLKRLYHLDHLYGLLLTFGLALILEGLFRRQYGSSGLPYNNPLPGGTNLGFMFLPNYRAFVVVASLVVCIATWYVIERTKLGSYLRAATERPDLVQAFGIDVPRMITLTYGFGVGLAALAGVLAAPAYQVSPTMGSNLIIVVFAVVVIGGMGSIMGAIVTGFGLGIVEGLTKVFYPEASSTVIFVIMAIVLMVKPAGLFGTAK, from the coding sequence ATGTTCGAGCTTCTCGGCATTCCCCCGCAGGCCCTTTTCGGGCAATTGCTGCTCGGCCTGATCAACGGCGCGTTCTACGCCATGCTGAGCCTCGGGCTCGCGGTGATCTTCGGCCTTCTGAACGTGATCAACTTCACCCACGGCGCGCAATACATGATGGGCGCGTTCGGGGCGTGGATGCTGCTCAACTATGCCGGCATCCCGTTCTGGGGCGCGCTGGTGCTGTCGCCCATCATCGTGGCCATTATCGGCATGGTGATCGAGCGCACCCTGCTCAAACGGCTCTACCACCTCGACCATCTCTACGGCCTGCTGCTCACCTTCGGCCTCGCCCTCATCCTCGAGGGCCTGTTCCGCCGGCAGTACGGCTCCTCGGGCCTGCCCTACAACAATCCGCTGCCGGGCGGCACCAACCTCGGCTTCATGTTCCTGCCCAACTACCGCGCCTTCGTGGTGGTGGCCTCCCTCGTGGTGTGCATCGCCACCTGGTACGTGATCGAGCGCACCAAGCTCGGCTCCTACCTGCGCGCCGCCACCGAGCGGCCGGACCTGGTGCAGGCCTTCGGCATCGACGTGCCGCGCATGATCACGCTGACCTACGGCTTCGGCGTGGGCCTTGCCGCGCTCGCCGGCGTGCTGGCCGCGCCGGCCTACCAGGTGAGCCCCACCATGGGCTCCAACCTCATCATCGTGGTGTTCGCGGTGGTGGTGATCGGCGGCATGGGCTCGATCATGGGGGCCATCGTCACCGGCTTCGGCCTCGGCATCGTCGAGGGCCTGACCAAGGTGTTCTACCCGGAGGCCTCCTCCACGGTGATTTTCGTCATCATGGCCATCGTGCTCATGGTGAAGCCCGCCGGCCTGTTCGGCACAGCCAAGTGA
- a CDS encoding inner-membrane translocator (PFAM: inner-membrane translocator~KEGG: eba:ebA3425 possible ABC transporter, permease protein precursor): MSTSTPAHPAGAPAASGSGASAGTIFGILAIAVLLAAPFGVYPVFLMKVMCFALFACAFNLLLGYTGLLSFGHAMFFGGSAYVCAHTIKVMGFTPELGILAGVVFAAMLGFISGLLAIRRQGIYFAMVTLALAQMFFFFCLQARFTGGEDGLQAVPRGALFGLIDLSKDINLYYLVLAIFVFGFLVIYRAIHSPFGQVLKAIRENEPRAISLGYRVNQYKLLAFVLSAALAGLAGATKVLVFQLASLTDVAWQMSGEVILMTLVGGMGTILGPIVGAAVIVTMQNYLAGLGEWVLVIQGVIFVLAVSLFRRGFVGEVIAIIQQFKAKKAG, encoded by the coding sequence ATGAGCACCTCCACCCCCGCCCATCCCGCCGGTGCGCCCGCGGCCTCCGGCTCCGGCGCCAGCGCCGGCACCATCTTCGGCATCCTCGCCATCGCGGTGCTGCTGGCGGCGCCGTTCGGCGTCTACCCCGTGTTCCTCATGAAGGTGATGTGCTTCGCGTTGTTCGCGTGCGCCTTCAACCTGCTTCTGGGCTACACGGGCCTGCTCTCGTTCGGCCACGCCATGTTCTTCGGCGGGTCGGCCTATGTGTGCGCCCACACCATCAAGGTGATGGGCTTCACCCCGGAGCTGGGCATCCTTGCCGGCGTCGTCTTCGCCGCCATGCTGGGTTTCATCTCCGGCCTGCTCGCCATCCGCCGCCAGGGCATCTATTTCGCCATGGTGACGCTGGCGCTGGCGCAGATGTTCTTCTTCTTCTGCCTCCAGGCCCGCTTCACCGGCGGCGAGGACGGCCTTCAGGCGGTGCCGCGCGGGGCGCTGTTCGGCCTCATCGACCTGTCGAAGGATATCAACCTCTACTACCTGGTGCTGGCCATCTTCGTGTTCGGCTTCCTGGTCATCTACCGGGCGATCCACTCGCCGTTCGGTCAGGTGCTGAAGGCCATCCGCGAGAACGAGCCGCGCGCTATCTCTCTGGGCTACCGGGTGAACCAGTACAAGCTGCTCGCCTTCGTGCTGTCGGCGGCGCTGGCCGGCCTTGCGGGAGCGACCAAGGTGCTGGTGTTCCAGCTCGCCTCGCTCACAGACGTGGCCTGGCAGATGTCGGGCGAGGTGATCCTGATGACGCTGGTGGGCGGCATGGGCACCATCCTCGGCCCCATCGTTGGCGCGGCGGTGATCGTGACCATGCAGAACTACCTCGCCGGCCTCGGCGAATGGGTGCTGGTGATCCAGGGCGTCATCTTCGTCCTCGCCGTCTCCCTGTTCCGCAGAGGCTTCGTCGGCGAGGTCATCGCCATCATCCAGCAGTTCAAGGCCAAGAAGGCAGGCTGA
- a CDS encoding Beta-lactamase (PFAM: penicillin-binding protein transpeptidase~KEGG: atc:AGR_C_1700 hypothetical protein): MAARRTGAALSRAGLGLLLALAAAISAAPARAAEDCFLATDLESGRVLAKQGLCAARHPPNSTFKIALALMGYDAGLLKNETQPVFDPPEGADLSRPQTRGPQTPRSWMVNSVVWYSQVLARQLGPERIAGYLKGFAYGNENMGGLKGEDEPLARFWLSSSLRISPREQIDFLRRMLKGALPVSAEAVTATERLMAIEEQPAGWLVFGKTGTGSGRHADGSLDLSRPFGWFVGFARKGAHTVVFVRFTSLDMAPPEPLGPLARRQSIAILAPVLAAQAP, encoded by the coding sequence ATGGCTGCGCGCCGGACCGGAGCCGCCCTGTCGCGCGCCGGGCTCGGCCTTCTCCTCGCCCTCGCCGCCGCGATATCCGCCGCGCCGGCGCGGGCGGCGGAAGACTGCTTCCTCGCCACCGATCTCGAAAGCGGGCGGGTGCTGGCCAAGCAGGGCCTGTGCGCCGCCCGCCATCCGCCCAACTCCACCTTCAAGATCGCCCTCGCCCTCATGGGCTATGATGCCGGCCTGCTGAAAAACGAGACCCAGCCGGTGTTCGACCCGCCCGAGGGCGCGGATCTCTCGCGGCCGCAGACGCGCGGGCCGCAGACGCCGCGCTCCTGGATGGTGAATTCCGTGGTCTGGTATTCCCAGGTCCTCGCCCGCCAGCTGGGGCCCGAGCGCATCGCCGGGTATCTGAAAGGCTTCGCCTACGGCAACGAGAACATGGGCGGCCTGAAGGGTGAGGACGAGCCTTTGGCCCGCTTCTGGCTCTCCTCGTCCCTGCGCATCTCGCCGCGCGAGCAGATCGATTTCCTGCGCCGCATGCTGAAGGGCGCCCTGCCCGTCTCGGCCGAAGCGGTCACCGCCACCGAGCGGCTCATGGCCATTGAGGAGCAGCCCGCCGGCTGGCTGGTGTTCGGCAAGACCGGAACCGGCAGCGGCCGGCACGCCGACGGCAGCCTGGACCTCTCGCGGCCGTTCGGCTGGTTCGTGGGCTTCGCCCGCAAGGGCGCTCACACCGTGGTGTTCGTGCGCTTCACCAGCCTCGACATGGCGCCCCCCGAGCCCCTCGGCCCGCTGGCGCGGCGGCAGTCCATCGCCATCCTCGCCCCGGTGCTGGCGGCGCAGGCGCCCTGA
- a CDS encoding extracellular ligand-binding receptor (KEGG: reu:Reut_C6432 extracellular ligand-binding receptor) codes for MRLAAIFLAASSLMGAGAAYAQVPVKIGVLNDQSGLYADLGGQGSVWAAKKAVEDFGAAAKGLKVEVIFADHQNKADVGTSVARQWYDVDGVDAIFDTPNSGVALAVSGVTKEKNKVFINSGAATSDLTGKACTPNTVHWTYDTWALANGTGKAIVKTGGDTWFFLTADYAFGHALERDTSEVVKANGGKVLGSVRVPLNNADFSSFLLQAQSSKSKIVGLANAGGDTINSIKQAAEYGIVDGGQKLAGLLIFLTDVHSLGLKTAQGLNLTSAWYWDQTDANRKFADAFAAANGGRRPTMVQAGVYSGVTHYLKAVEALKSAKDGAAVVAEMKKIPTDDPLFGKGEVRADGRHIHPMYLYEVKKPSESKGPWDYYTLKATIPANEAFRPLADSECPLVKKG; via the coding sequence ATGCGTCTTGCAGCCATTTTTCTGGCGGCCAGCAGCCTCATGGGCGCCGGCGCCGCTTACGCCCAGGTTCCGGTCAAGATCGGCGTGCTCAACGACCAGTCGGGCCTTTATGCCGATCTCGGCGGCCAGGGCTCGGTGTGGGCCGCCAAGAAGGCGGTGGAAGATTTCGGCGCCGCCGCCAAGGGCCTCAAGGTGGAGGTTATCTTCGCCGACCACCAGAACAAGGCCGACGTGGGCACCTCGGTCGCCCGCCAGTGGTATGACGTGGACGGCGTGGACGCCATCTTCGACACGCCCAATTCCGGCGTCGCGCTGGCGGTGAGCGGCGTCACCAAGGAAAAGAACAAGGTCTTCATCAATTCCGGCGCGGCGACCTCCGACCTCACCGGCAAGGCCTGCACGCCCAACACCGTGCACTGGACCTACGACACCTGGGCGCTGGCCAACGGCACCGGCAAGGCGATCGTGAAGACCGGTGGCGACACCTGGTTCTTCCTCACCGCCGACTATGCCTTCGGCCATGCCCTGGAGCGCGACACCTCGGAAGTGGTGAAGGCCAATGGCGGCAAGGTGCTCGGCTCGGTCCGCGTGCCCCTCAACAACGCCGACTTCTCGTCCTTCCTGCTGCAGGCCCAGAGCTCCAAGTCGAAGATCGTGGGCCTCGCCAATGCAGGCGGCGACACCATCAACTCCATCAAGCAGGCGGCCGAATACGGCATCGTCGACGGCGGCCAGAAGCTCGCCGGCCTGCTCATCTTCCTCACCGACGTGCATTCCCTCGGCCTCAAGACCGCCCAGGGCCTGAACCTGACCTCGGCCTGGTACTGGGACCAGACCGACGCCAACCGCAAGTTCGCCGATGCCTTCGCCGCCGCCAACGGCGGGCGTCGCCCCACCATGGTGCAGGCTGGCGTCTATTCCGGCGTCACCCACTACCTGAAGGCGGTGGAAGCCCTGAAGTCGGCCAAGGACGGCGCCGCCGTGGTGGCCGAGATGAAAAAGATCCCCACCGACGACCCGCTGTTCGGCAAGGGTGAGGTGCGGGCCGATGGCCGCCACATCCATCCCATGTACCTCTACGAGGTGAAGAAGCCCTCCGAGTCCAAGGGCCCGTGGGACTACTACACCCTGAAGGCCACGATCCCGGCGAACGAGGCCTTCCGCCCCCTCGCCGACAGCGAGTGCCCCCTCGTCAAGAAGGGCTGA